Proteins encoded in a region of the Helicobacter colisuis genome:
- a CDS encoding nucleotidyl transferase AbiEii/AbiGii toxin family protein gives MEKYFPSIVNEFEALGIEVSLNKKSKPNETNIESAFLKNDTSIHTLNIEAKGLEDIHNGRRIKIKLEVDTNPPLKFQTESKTLLLPMTFNIRTMTLPNLYAGKMYALLFRNWKTRVKGRDWFDFEWYVKNNIPLNLDHLCQRMKENRNFNKDILTKEEFAKLLHDKIDTLDIKQAINEVKGFVKDARVFDFWSKDYFRLLASRVVFSS, from the coding sequence ATGGAAAAATATTTTCCAAGTATTGTGAATGAGTTTGAAGCTTTGGGTATTGAAGTAAGCTTAAATAAAAAAAGCAAACCAAATGAGACAAATATAGAATCAGCATTTTTAAAAAATGACACATCTATCCATACACTTAATATTGAAGCTAAAGGATTAGAAGATATTCATAATGGGCGAAGGATTAAAATTAAACTTGAAGTAGATACCAATCCTCCATTAAAATTTCAAACTGAATCAAAAACACTTCTTCTTCCTATGACTTTTAATATTAGAACTATGACCTTGCCAAATCTTTATGCTGGTAAGATGTATGCTCTTTTATTTAGAAACTGGAAAACTCGTGTTAAAGGGAGAGATTGGTTTGATTTTGAGTGGTATGTTAAAAACAATATTCCACTTAATTTAGATCATTTATGTCAAAGAATGAAAGAAAATAGAAATTTTAACAAAGATATTTTAACTAAAGAGGAATTTGCCAAACTACTTCATGACAAAATAGATACTCTTGATATAAAACAAGCTATCAATGAAGTAAAAGGGTTTGTTAAAGATGCAAGAGTATTTGATTTCTGGTCAAAAGATTATTTTAGACTATTGGCATCAAGGGTTGTATTTTCAAGCTAA
- the traF gene encoding conjugal transfer protein TraF — protein sequence MMQLLCVLSHLNSLDNLSVKEYTEIFKRVKSIATMRPTKENVKIMQIMNKWQTEQSERFAKVWAINLLEDPNLEYPNIVDTKFAKISKIAQKDKETEDFFKSKKDRLAFVIFYGNLNQDAINRQKEVYEHIQRLYGIQAKFIDIDNKPLIKERFKLTTSPENFFLYKNKNGEAIWHRIKARLATQSEILSNTRFLFDNVIIEKDK from the coding sequence ATGATGCAGCTTTTATGCGTTCTGTCCCATTTAAATTCCTTGGATAATTTAAGTGTCAAGGAATATACCGAAATTTTTAAACGAGTGAAATCCATTGCAACCATGAGACCTACAAAAGAAAATGTAAAAATAATGCAAATTATGAATAAATGGCAAACAGAGCAGTCAGAAAGATTTGCAAAAGTTTGGGCTATTAATTTGCTTGAAGATCCTAATTTAGAATATCCAAATATTGTAGATACTAAATTTGCAAAAATTTCCAAGATTGCACAAAAAGACAAGGAAACAGAGGATTTTTTTAAATCTAAAAAGGACAGGCTTGCTTTTGTTATTTTCTATGGGAATTTAAACCAAGATGCAATTAACAGACAAAAAGAAGTTTACGAGCATATTCAAAGACTTTATGGAATCCAAGCAAAATTTATAGATATTGATAATAAACCACTAATAAAAGAACGCTTTAAACTTACCACAAGTCCTGAAAATTTCTTTCTTTATAAAAACAAAAATGGTGAAGCCATTTGGCATAGGATTAAAGCAAGACTTGCCACGCAAAGCGAAATCCTTAGCAATACTAGATTCCTTTTTGACAATGTAATTATCGAAAAGGATAAATGA
- a CDS encoding CsgG/HfaB family protein, protein MKLLATFLLFLLMCVGLNAEVVTTKNTKDARGEGYGSSYEEAVNKALADAISKMYGGKLAVGSKLSTDYTKTNDKQQLQKSYNEEIARISGGTFDSYEVISNSKQGDEYKVVVLIKKTTTTKKYKAPGQSASNRRSITVFNATPDINKRGIGNNLQQQIITDLLQSRKFNVLERDTPGYYEMEKSLIKSGDAASDEIYKLKNVLATDYILLFSVSDIDGGVKKSNLTGKTKIEAEIKVDYRVLLFATRQIKFSNTLVMKTAIKDDSITADTAIIRQIAGRISSDILNAIYPLKVASVENNEVVFSQTLNQGDTYECFALGKAIKDSYTKETTGRVETKSGDIEVVRSTPKLSYAKITSGSVKVGDICRPLSNGSGSGNGYTIGRDANYKIDENGGVNLGF, encoded by the coding sequence ATGAAATTGTTAGCAACTTTTTTATTGTTTTTATTGATGTGTGTGGGATTAAACGCGGAAGTGGTAACTACTAAAAACACCAAAGATGCTCGCGGTGAGGGCTATGGTTCCTCTTATGAAGAAGCAGTTAATAAGGCTTTGGCGGATGCTATATCAAAAATGTATGGTGGCAAATTAGCGGTTGGTTCAAAACTAAGTACAGATTACACCAAAACAAATGACAAACAGCAGCTACAAAAATCCTATAACGAGGAGATTGCGCGCATTAGTGGAGGGACATTTGATTCCTATGAAGTAATTTCAAATTCCAAACAAGGCGATGAATACAAGGTTGTTGTGCTCATCAAGAAAACAACCACAACAAAAAAGTATAAAGCCCCCGGGCAAAGTGCGAGTAATCGCCGCAGTATTACGGTGTTTAATGCAACGCCTGATATTAATAAGCGCGGAATCGGAAATAATTTACAGCAGCAAATCATCACGGATTTGCTCCAAAGTAGAAAATTTAATGTCTTAGAACGTGATACGCCCGGATATTACGAAATGGAAAAATCCCTTATCAAAAGCGGTGATGCGGCAAGTGATGAAATTTATAAACTTAAAAATGTCCTAGCAACCGATTATATTTTGCTATTTTCTGTTTCGGATATTGATGGAGGCGTAAAGAAAAGCAATCTCACAGGCAAAACTAAAATAGAAGCAGAAATTAAGGTGGATTATCGTGTGCTTTTGTTTGCGACAAGGCAGATTAAGTTTTCAAATACGCTTGTAATGAAAACTGCGATAAAAGATGATAGCATAACAGCGGATACTGCGATAATAAGACAGATTGCAGGACGTATTTCTAGTGATATTTTAAATGCGATTTATCCCTTAAAAGTCGCAAGTGTAGAAAATAATGAAGTGGTGTTTTCACAAACACTCAATCAAGGCGATACCTATGAATGTTTTGCGCTAGGAAAAGCAATTAAGGATTCTTATACCAAAGAAACTACTGGTAGAGTGGAGACAAAAAGTGGTGATATTGAAGTTGTGCGCTCTACACCTAAGCTATCTTATGCAAAAATCACAAGCGGAAGCGTGAAAGTGGGTGATATTTGCCGTCCATTGAGCAATGGAAGTGGTAGTGGAAATGGCTACACAATCGGACGCGATGCTAACTACAAAATTGATGAAAATGGCGGAGTGAATCTGGGATTCTAA
- a CDS encoding acetyl-CoA carboxylase subunit A, with translation MFRRILIANRGEIAIRIIRACNDLNIESVAIYSHADRDSLHVKMATHTYAISEDPIKGYLDPDRIIEAAKATESEAIHPGYGFLSENALFAKKVKEAGLVWIGPESEVIAKMGDKNAARNLMIQNGIPVVPGTEPLNKLSLYEIQKIARKIGYPVILKASSGGGGRGIRVVHEESELENAFNACKREALTFFKNDDVFMEKYIQNPKHIEFQILADNYGNVIHLLERDCSIQRRHQKLIEIAPCPTISADLRRRMGVVAVAAAKAANYTNAGTIEFLIDDSNNFYFMEMNTRIQVEHGVTEEITGLDLIGRQIRIAYGEILDLSQNDITAQGFAIEARINAEDVHNDFIPNPGIITAYYPALGPFVRVDSYIYKDFAIPPFYDSMIAKLIVRATSYDLAVNKLKRALSEFKIRGVKTTIPFLINICNDKDFKRGIFDTSYLENKLPSLMPQETSDESDLVAAIAVALTSQFEE, from the coding sequence ATGTTTAGACGAATTCTTATTGCCAATCGTGGCGAAATTGCCATTCGCATTATTCGAGCCTGCAATGATTTAAATATAGAATCTGTAGCAATCTATTCTCACGCTGATAGAGATAGTCTGCATGTCAAAATGGCAACCCACACCTATGCCATAAGCGAAGATCCTATTAAAGGATATTTGGATCCTGATAGAATCATTGAAGCAGCAAAAGCAACCGAATCAGAAGCCATTCACCCAGGCTATGGTTTTTTAAGTGAAAATGCCCTTTTTGCAAAAAAAGTCAAAGAAGCAGGGTTAGTGTGGATTGGTCCAGAGAGTGAAGTCATCGCCAAAATGGGAGATAAGAATGCCGCAAGAAATCTAATGATACAAAATGGAATCCCAGTTGTCCCAGGCACAGAACCGCTTAATAAATTAAGTCTTTATGAAATACAAAAAATTGCAAGAAAAATTGGCTATCCTGTAATACTCAAAGCAAGTAGCGGAGGGGGTGGTAGAGGAATCCGTGTTGTGCATGAAGAGAGTGAATTAGAAAATGCTTTTAATGCTTGCAAAAGAGAGGCTTTGACATTTTTTAAAAATGATGATGTTTTTATGGAAAAATATATCCAAAATCCAAAACACATTGAATTCCAGATTCTAGCTGATAATTATGGCAATGTTATTCACCTATTAGAGCGCGATTGCTCTATTCAAAGGCGTCATCAAAAACTCATAGAAATCGCCCCCTGCCCTACTATTAGTGCTGATTTAAGGCGGCGAATGGGAGTGGTTGCTGTGGCTGCAGCTAAGGCTGCAAACTATACCAATGCAGGAACAATTGAATTTTTAATTGATGATTCGAATAATTTTTATTTTATGGAAATGAATACAAGAATCCAAGTTGAACACGGCGTAACAGAAGAAATCACAGGCTTAGACCTTATTGGAAGGCAGATACGAATTGCCTATGGAGAAATTCTTGATTTAAGCCAAAATGACATTACCGCACAAGGATTTGCTATTGAAGCTAGAATCAACGCTGAAGATGTGCATAATGATTTCATACCAAACCCCGGAATTATCACTGCCTATTATCCTGCACTTGGACCTTTTGTGAGGGTAGATAGCTATATTTATAAAGACTTTGCAATTCCGCCCTTTTATGATTCAATGATTGCCAAACTTATTGTGCGTGCTACAAGCTATGATTTAGCAGTCAATAAACTCAAACGCGCATTAAGTGAATTTAAAATCCGTGGCGTTAAAACCACAATTCCATTTTTGATTAATATTTGTAATGACAAAGATTTTAAACGCGGTATTTTTGATACTTCTTATTTAGAAAACAAATTGCCATCGCTAATGCCGCAAGAAACAAGTGATGAGAGTGATTTGGTAGCAGCTATTGCAGTGGCATTAACCAGTCAATTTGAAGAATAA
- a CDS encoding TonB-dependent receptor domain-containing protein yields MFISNKVRYSSVVLSLMLGAISANAAEEYRLDTSVVSASGFSQDIKEAPASISIVKKEDLENKPYRDVAEAIADIPGVDLFASKGKTGTYQITMRGITGYTLILIDGRRQSVGGDVGPNGFTEITSSFLPPISAIERIEIIKGPMSTLYGSDALGGVVNIITKKSPEKWGLSVQTEALLQEDSQWGNLYGTSIYGSGPLIKDKLSLTLRAREFYREGSSVSYSEPNGTIIDTSQAQSPTRANNHNFGLKLDYLANPQNHFTFDVDYSQSIFDNANGQLGTLTKPLNNTGALTGGYTDTMQVDKLVTYLTHKGTYENFVLDSGIQYNRVSNDGREVVGLATQPHLGENRDILAEDIILDTKAVVPLGERNLLSVGAEYRIEKMQDKIANPTKFDQYLLGIFAEDELSILDNLNFTLGARYNHHEIFGDNISPRGYLVYNPTDSLTLKGGIATGFKAPTPNRLIAGYYNFSGQGRFPSYGNPNLSEETSINYELSAIYNQDSHYISLTGFLTDFKDKISSVTINTGENISGVGICTYARCSQAINHGEVRYMGVELAAGFKVLEKINIDASYTYLDSEVRESSTISAIGKPVDDSLEHNLIAKISIPFNNFTPYLKGQWQGNRYTGGDPVIGEYYKNIFLMTAGGTYAFNDSWKLNVAIHNLLDKKFTDSFAGNPTDGYVSQYNRIEEGRRFWVSLTGNF; encoded by the coding sequence ATGTTTATATCAAACAAGGTTAGATATTCATCTGTTGTGTTATCTTTAATGCTTGGCGCAATTAGCGCAAATGCTGCTGAAGAATATCGTTTAGACACTTCAGTTGTGAGTGCTAGTGGATTTTCTCAAGACATAAAAGAAGCCCCCGCTAGTATTTCAATTGTCAAGAAAGAAGATTTGGAAAACAAGCCTTATCGCGATGTAGCAGAAGCGATTGCAGATATTCCTGGAGTAGATTTATTTGCTAGTAAAGGAAAAACAGGAACTTATCAAATAACTATGCGTGGAATCACGGGATACACCCTTATCTTAATAGATGGAAGAAGACAAAGCGTTGGAGGAGATGTGGGTCCTAATGGCTTCACTGAAATTACTTCTTCTTTCTTGCCTCCAATTTCAGCAATTGAACGCATTGAGATTATCAAAGGTCCAATGAGCACCCTTTATGGTTCTGATGCATTAGGTGGTGTGGTTAATATTATTACAAAAAAATCTCCCGAAAAATGGGGCTTAAGCGTCCAAACAGAAGCCTTGCTTCAAGAAGATTCACAATGGGGAAATCTCTATGGGACTAGTATTTATGGTAGCGGACCACTTATTAAAGACAAACTCTCCCTTACTCTACGCGCAAGAGAATTTTACAGAGAGGGTTCTAGTGTGAGCTATTCAGAGCCTAATGGAACAATCATTGATACCTCTCAAGCACAAAGCCCAACAAGAGCCAATAATCATAATTTTGGATTAAAATTAGATTACCTAGCTAATCCTCAAAATCATTTTACCTTTGATGTAGATTACTCGCAAAGCATTTTTGATAACGCCAATGGGCAGCTAGGGACTCTAACAAAACCCCTTAATAATACTGGTGCATTAACAGGGGGCTACACTGATACAATGCAAGTTGATAAATTAGTAACCTATTTAACACACAAGGGAACTTATGAAAATTTTGTGTTAGATTCTGGAATCCAATACAATCGCGTTAGCAATGATGGTAGAGAAGTTGTCGGACTTGCAACACAACCCCATTTGGGAGAAAATAGAGATATTCTAGCAGAAGATATTATTTTAGATACTAAAGCTGTTGTTCCATTAGGAGAGAGAAATCTCTTGAGTGTTGGCGCTGAATATCGCATAGAAAAAATGCAAGATAAAATCGCAAATCCAACTAAATTTGATCAATATTTGCTTGGAATTTTTGCAGAAGATGAACTTTCAATTTTAGATAATCTAAACTTTACGCTAGGAGCAAGATACAATCACCACGAAATTTTTGGCGATAATATTTCACCTAGAGGCTATCTTGTCTATAATCCAACTGATTCTCTAACACTAAAAGGTGGTATTGCAACTGGATTTAAAGCGCCAACACCAAATCGCCTTATTGCAGGATATTATAATTTTAGCGGACAAGGAAGATTTCCTAGCTATGGAAATCCAAATCTTTCTGAAGAAACTTCAATTAATTATGAATTAAGCGCTATTTACAATCAAGATTCTCACTACATAAGTCTTACAGGGTTTTTAACAGACTTTAAAGATAAAATCTCAAGTGTAACCATAAATACTGGAGAAAATATTTCAGGAGTTGGAATCTGCACCTATGCTAGATGCTCACAAGCCATCAATCACGGAGAAGTGCGATATATGGGAGTGGAATTAGCAGCAGGATTTAAAGTCTTAGAAAAAATCAACATTGACGCTTCTTATACCTATTTAGATTCTGAAGTGCGTGAATCTTCTACCATAAGCGCTATTGGAAAACCAGTAGATGACTCTTTAGAGCATAATCTTATCGCTAAAATTAGCATACCCTTTAACAACTTCACACCTTATCTTAAAGGACAATGGCAAGGGAATCGCTACACAGGTGGCGATCCAGTAATAGGAGAATACTACAAAAATATATTCTTAATGACTGCTGGTGGAACTTATGCTTTCAATGATTCTTGGAAGCTTAATGTGGCTATTCACAATCTTTTAGATAAGAAATTCACTGATAGTTTTGCAGGGAATCCAACAGATGGTTATGTCTCTCAATATAATAGAATCGAAGAAGGGAGACGCTTTTGGGTTTCTTTAACAGGTAATTTTTAA
- a CDS encoding undecaprenyl-diphosphate phosphatase produces the protein MDLIYAIVLGIVEGLTEFLPVSSTGHLILTSKLLGIQQDMFHKTFEVIIQLGSILAVIFVFWERLFKNSLELWVKLAIGFLPAGILGFLLYDLIKILFAPITTSIMLIVGGIAFIVIEIFYKEKEHHTKEIAEISYKQSFLIGIFQALAMIPGTSRSGATIIGGLLLGCNRKVATEFSFLLALPTMIIASGYSAYKNYAVFNADNLLILAVGFVVAFLSALIAIKLFLGFVARFNFIPFGIYRIILGIAFLFYLEVL, from the coding sequence ATGGATTTGATTTATGCGATAGTTTTGGGAATTGTTGAAGGTTTGACAGAATTTTTGCCTGTTTCTTCAACAGGACATTTGATTCTTACTTCAAAACTGCTTGGAATCCAACAAGATATGTTTCATAAAACATTTGAGGTTATAATTCAATTAGGGTCAATTTTAGCAGTTATTTTTGTCTTTTGGGAAAGGTTGTTTAAAAATAGTTTGGAGCTTTGGGTTAAGCTTGCCATTGGATTTTTGCCTGCGGGTATTTTGGGTTTTTTGCTTTATGATTTGATTAAAATACTTTTTGCGCCCATTACGACTTCTATTATGTTAATTGTGGGTGGAATCGCCTTTATTGTTATAGAAATATTTTATAAAGAAAAAGAGCATCACACCAAAGAAATAGCAGAAATTTCTTATAAACAATCCTTTTTGATTGGGATTTTTCAAGCTTTGGCGATGATTCCAGGCACTTCTAGGAGTGGGGCGACTATTATTGGTGGATTGCTTTTGGGCTGCAATCGCAAGGTAGCAACAGAATTTTCTTTTCTCCTAGCTTTACCTACGATGATTATTGCAAGTGGATATAGTGCTTATAAAAACTATGCTGTATTTAATGCTGATAATTTGCTTATTTTAGCAGTTGGGTTTGTTGTAGCATTTTTAAGTGCTTTGATAGCGATTAAATTGTTTTTAGGCTTTGTTGCAAGGTTTAATTTTATCCCTTTTGGGATTTATCGCATTATTCTTGGAATCGCATTTTTGTTTTATTTAGAAGTTCTTTAG
- a CDS encoding ATP-dependent helicase has protein sequence MQEKFLNQLNASQKQAVTTIEGALLILAGAGSGKTKTITTRLAYLIDEVGIPPSNTLTLTFTNKAANEMQKRALNMLEKSTSHPPLLCTFHKFGLLFLKFYIPLLGRKINFILADSDDSKKIIKELNCDLAPLPLVISEVSRYKNSQISPQEALKNAHNEFYKHIAKVYLNYQETLLQNNMVDFDDLLLLPIEILKSNPNVATEISQRYQYIMVDEYQDTNDLQYQLLKYLCTTHSNICVVGDDDQSIYSWRGANIQNILNFSQHFKGAKTIKLEENYRSSKSILNAANHLISNNKERLGKTLKSNLGEGKPIEVLHSNDEQEEARNLSKIIKKLLQNGINPKDIAILFRLNALSRSLEEGFNRERIPYVLVGTIRFYERSEIKDVISYFRILTNINDDFSLFRIINKPKRGLGKTTLEKLKSLSQIHHCSIYELFTKQSSQSLQQTISKKAYNTIWEFFKTIEELQESQSQSSLKFLDDFEEKIGLCKALSQNSEEVDRVSNIEEFYGLYREYVKQNPLMELESFLNELALRSDQEDTELRNEQKGVEGISCMSVHSSKGLEFDYVFIIGLEEGFFPMAREDTNIQEERRLGYVALTRAKKELYLSYVDSRFYRGNRASLLPSRFLAESKILAKENFSHPSTTNLSKGADEIGFQKGDCVMHKIFGAGRVIEVTKSGQEIKLKINFGGLLREILSGYVTKV, from the coding sequence ATGCAAGAAAAATTTCTTAATCAACTTAATGCCTCACAAAAACAGGCTGTTACTACCATTGAAGGGGCTTTATTGATTTTAGCAGGTGCAGGAAGTGGCAAAACCAAAACCATCACAACTAGACTTGCATATTTGATTGATGAAGTGGGGATTCCACCAAGTAATACCCTAACTCTCACCTTTACTAATAAAGCAGCCAATGAAATGCAAAAACGCGCTTTAAATATGCTAGAGAAATCAACTTCTCACCCCCCATTGCTTTGCACTTTTCATAAATTTGGACTATTGTTTTTGAAATTTTATATCCCACTTTTAGGGCGTAAAATAAACTTTATTTTAGCTGATAGCGATGATTCTAAAAAAATCATCAAAGAGCTTAATTGTGATCTTGCACCACTCCCTTTGGTTATAAGCGAGGTTTCTCGCTATAAAAATTCTCAAATTTCACCCCAAGAAGCTCTTAAAAATGCTCACAATGAATTTTATAAGCATATCGCAAAAGTCTATCTAAACTATCAAGAAACGCTTTTGCAGAACAATATGGTGGATTTTGATGATCTGCTTTTGCTTCCCATTGAGATTTTGAAATCAAATCCCAATGTTGCCACAGAAATCAGCCAAAGGTACCAATATATTATGGTTGATGAATATCAAGATACCAACGACTTACAATATCAACTTTTAAAATATCTCTGCACCACACACAGCAACATTTGTGTAGTGGGCGATGATGATCAAAGCATTTATAGCTGGAGGGGTGCTAATATCCAAAATATTCTTAATTTCTCTCAACATTTCAAAGGCGCAAAAACTATTAAACTAGAAGAAAACTATCGCTCTAGCAAATCGATTTTAAATGCTGCTAATCATCTTATTTCTAATAACAAAGAACGACTAGGCAAAACACTAAAAAGCAATTTAGGCGAAGGGAAGCCTATTGAAGTTTTGCATTCTAATGATGAACAAGAAGAAGCAAGGAATCTCTCAAAAATCATTAAAAAACTACTTCAAAATGGAATAAATCCCAAAGATATTGCCATTTTATTTCGCTTAAATGCACTCTCTCGTTCTTTAGAAGAAGGTTTTAATCGCGAAAGAATCCCTTATGTTTTGGTTGGAACCATTCGATTCTATGAGCGTAGCGAAATTAAAGATGTGATTAGCTATTTTAGGATTCTAACCAATATCAACGATGATTTTTCGCTCTTTAGAATCATCAACAAGCCCAAAAGAGGCTTGGGAAAAACCACTCTTGAAAAACTAAAATCACTTAGTCAGATTCATCATTGCAGTATTTATGAGCTTTTTACCAAGCAATCTTCACAATCACTACAACAAACAATCAGTAAAAAAGCCTACAATACAATTTGGGAATTTTTTAAGACTATTGAAGAACTCCAAGAATCACAAAGTCAATCTAGCCTCAAATTCCTTGATGATTTTGAAGAAAAAATCGGACTTTGCAAAGCTTTATCGCAAAATAGCGAAGAAGTTGATAGAGTAAGCAATATTGAAGAATTTTATGGACTATACCGCGAATATGTTAAACAAAATCCACTAATGGAGCTAGAAAGTTTTCTCAATGAACTTGCGCTAAGAAGCGATCAAGAGGACACAGAATTAAGAAATGAGCAAAAAGGGGTTGAGGGCATTTCGTGTATGAGCGTCCATTCTAGCAAAGGTTTAGAATTTGATTATGTTTTTATCATTGGACTTGAAGAAGGTTTCTTTCCTATGGCAAGAGAAGACACTAATATCCAAGAAGAAAGGCGACTAGGCTATGTTGCCCTCACTAGAGCGAAAAAGGAGCTTTATTTAAGCTATGTTGATTCAAGATTTTATAGGGGAAATCGTGCTAGTTTGTTGCCTTCAAGATTTTTAGCAGAAAGCAAGATTCTTGCTAAAGAAAATTTTTCGCACCCTAGCACCACAAACTTATCAAAAGGCGCCGATGAGATAGGCTTCCAAAAGGGAGATTGTGTAATGCACAAAATTTTTGGAGCAGGAAGAGTAATAGAAGTTACAAAAAGTGGACAAGAAATCAAGCTAAAAATTAATTTTGGCGGACTCTTAAGAGAGATTTTAAGCGGCTATGTTACAAAAGTTTAA